The following proteins are co-located in the Chlamydiota bacterium genome:
- a CDS encoding type II toxin-antitoxin system RelE/ParE family toxin codes for MIGSFSCLETEKVFKAIGSRRLPSDIQRMARRKLLYLHEAESLRDLRAPPGNRLEALKGSRRGQYSIRINDQWRICFQWEKGKALNVEITDYH; via the coding sequence ATGATCGGAAGCTTTTCCTGTTTAGAAACTGAAAAAGTGTTCAAGGCCATTGGATCGAGAAGGCTGCCGTCGGATATTCAACGAATGGCGAGAAGGAAACTTCTCTACCTCCATGAAGCAGAGAGTCTAAGAGATCTGAGGGCACCTCCAGGCAATCGACTGGAAGCGCTTAAAGGAAGTCGCAGAGGTCAATACAGTATTCGTATCAATGATCAATGGCGTATTTGTTTTCAATGGGAAAAAGGTAAAGCACTTAATGTTGAGATCACGGACTATCACTAA
- a CDS encoding Fic family protein produces MLEKRLRSLPENVWKKIAQIDELKGQWIAGARLSPQILGRLKKSVLVTSTGASTRIEGAKLSDEEIEKLMRGISIQKFRDRDKQEVKGYYELLENVFDSWKRLSFSENRVKGFHQQLLKYVSKDELHRGEYKRGENRIQMIDEEGQSIGVLFDTTAPYLVPAQMQNLIEWTQAALVKNEHHPLLVIGNFLVEFLNIHPFQDGNGRLSRIITNLLLLKTGYEFVPYISHEKLVEDHKPDYYMSLRKSQKTLKTKNENIVPWLDFFLSMILVQTQEAIALLSKENIEKLLSPKQLAVWEYLQTVEEASPGKIAKEAQVARPTVNQALDRLLRLKKVERFGLGRATRYRRWV; encoded by the coding sequence ATGCTTGAAAAGAGGCTTCGCTCCCTTCCAGAAAATGTTTGGAAGAAAATTGCCCAAATTGATGAATTGAAGGGACAGTGGATTGCGGGAGCTCGGCTTAGTCCTCAGATTTTGGGGCGGCTCAAAAAATCTGTTTTGGTCACCTCTACAGGGGCCTCCACACGTATTGAAGGAGCGAAGCTTTCAGATGAAGAGATTGAAAAGCTGATGCGAGGCATCTCCATTCAAAAATTTAGGGATCGGGACAAACAAGAGGTAAAAGGTTACTACGAACTTTTAGAAAATGTTTTTGATTCCTGGAAAAGACTCTCTTTTTCTGAAAACCGGGTCAAAGGCTTTCACCAGCAGCTCCTAAAGTATGTCTCCAAGGATGAGCTTCACCGGGGTGAATACAAACGTGGTGAAAATAGGATTCAGATGATTGATGAAGAAGGCCAGTCCATCGGTGTTTTGTTTGACACCACAGCCCCTTATCTTGTCCCAGCTCAGATGCAAAATCTAATCGAGTGGACGCAAGCGGCATTGGTTAAGAATGAACATCATCCTCTTCTTGTGATTGGAAATTTCCTTGTAGAGTTTTTGAACATTCATCCGTTTCAAGATGGCAATGGTCGTCTTTCCAGAATCATTACCAATCTCCTCTTGTTAAAGACAGGGTATGAGTTTGTGCCGTATATCTCTCATGAAAAATTAGTCGAGGATCATAAGCCAGACTATTATATGTCCTTGCGGAAAAGTCAAAAAACGCTCAAAACAAAAAATGAGAATATTGTTCCGTGGCTGGATTTTTTTCTGTCGATGATTTTAGTTCAAACTCAGGAGGCAATCGCTCTTTTATCCAAAGAAAATATTGAGAAATTGCTCTCACCCAAACAGCTTGCCGTATGGGAATATCTTCAAACAGTGGAGGAAGCATCTCCTGGAAAGATCGCCAAAGAGGCTCAGGTTGCCAGACCCACTGTGAACCAAGCACTGGACCGGCTCCTTCGATTGAAAAAGGTGGAACGCTTTGGATTAGGGCGTGCGACGAGGTATAGGAGATGGGTGTGA
- a CDS encoding DUF4345 domain-containing protein has product MGVSLTLIFVGPSVIPGSLPINATMDSEMRFYATLFAFYGVAVLGCIKGIELKGQYVRLLALILFVGGLARTISMFKVGRPHSFFVAMTALEFVLPLLIVFLQSRIEKMSTL; this is encoded by the coding sequence TTGGGAGTTTCGCTCACGCTTATTTTTGTGGGCCCTTCTGTTATTCCAGGCTCTCTCCCTATCAATGCGACAATGGACAGCGAGATGAGATTCTATGCTACATTGTTCGCGTTTTATGGTGTGGCTGTTTTGGGATGTATTAAGGGAATAGAACTCAAGGGCCAGTACGTCCGGCTGCTAGCGCTGATTCTTTTTGTCGGTGGTTTGGCTCGAACTATTTCCATGTTCAAGGTGGGGAGGCCTCATTCCTTTTTTGTAGCGATGACGGCTCTTGAGTTTGTTCTTCCGCTTCTTATTGTATTTTTACAATCACGGATTGAAAAAATGTCTACTTTATGA
- a CDS encoding HigA family addiction module antidote protein — MKIKLSPIHPGEILLEDFMKPYNLSQYRVAKDTGVAPLRISQIVHGKRAITANTAMRLGRYFGTSASVWLRLQACYDLEVAEKKWVHRIHREVKILKAA, encoded by the coding sequence ATGAAAATCAAGCTTTCCCCCATTCATCCGGGTGAGATATTGTTGGAAGATTTTATGAAGCCTTATAACTTAAGCCAATATCGTGTGGCAAAAGACACGGGTGTAGCCCCCTTACGCATCAGTCAAATTGTTCATGGTAAAAGGGCTATTACGGCCAATACTGCCATGCGCTTGGGACGCTACTTTGGAACGAGTGCCTCTGTCTGGCTACGCCTACAGGCTTGTTACGATCTTGAAGTAGCCGAGAAAAAATGGGTCCATCGTATTCATCGAGAAGTAAAAATATTGAAAGCAGCTTAA